One genomic segment of Natrialbaceae archaeon AArc-T1-2 includes these proteins:
- a CDS encoding RNA-binding protein: protein MQVKSRHHLRSDAVAALEDGLEEKLGVDLEGEAYERVEFEDADLEEVVLVDGEPQVAYFDGEAFLTVRGANDYEIDQRVVVVDAGAVSFVSGGADVMRPGITAVRGDVSDGNLVVIAEESHGKVLAIGRARVDGEEMLGDEGKVVDSIHHVGDDLYEFAG, encoded by the coding sequence ATGCAGGTCAAGTCCAGACACCACCTTCGAAGTGACGCCGTCGCGGCGCTCGAGGACGGCCTCGAGGAGAAACTCGGCGTCGACCTCGAGGGGGAGGCCTACGAGCGCGTCGAGTTCGAGGACGCCGACTTAGAGGAGGTCGTCCTGGTCGACGGCGAGCCGCAGGTGGCGTACTTCGACGGCGAGGCGTTTCTGACTGTCCGGGGGGCAAACGACTACGAGATCGATCAACGGGTCGTCGTGGTCGACGCCGGTGCCGTCTCGTTCGTCAGCGGCGGCGCGGACGTGATGCGACCGGGTATCACGGCGGTCAGAGGCGACGTCTCCGACGGCAATCTCGTGGTGATCGCCGAAGAATCCCACGGCAAGGTGCTGGCGATCGGTCGCGCCCGCGTCGACGGCGAGGAGATGCTCGGCGACGAGGGCAAAGTCGTCGACTCCATCCACCACGTCGGCGACGACCTCTACGAGTTCGCCGGCTGA
- a CDS encoding universal stress protein has translation MYDRILLPTDAQAGTELAIEHAITVAESHDADLYLLYVVDSDVYGSYTGDEYVHEFEGLESALEQEGEEALEEIADKAREAGLEPEVEIRHGSPHEQILEYADEEDIDLLVMGSKERPGEYRRLLGSVTERVARLASRPVTIVKTPVEE, from the coding sequence ATGTACGACCGCATACTGCTTCCGACGGACGCCCAGGCGGGGACCGAGCTGGCGATCGAACACGCGATCACCGTCGCCGAGAGCCACGACGCCGACCTGTACCTGCTGTACGTCGTCGACAGCGACGTCTACGGCTCCTACACCGGCGACGAATACGTCCACGAGTTCGAAGGACTGGAGTCGGCCCTCGAGCAGGAAGGCGAGGAAGCGCTCGAAGAGATCGCCGACAAGGCCCGCGAAGCGGGCCTCGAGCCGGAGGTGGAGATTCGACACGGGTCGCCCCACGAGCAGATCCTCGAGTACGCCGACGAAGAAGACATCGACTTGCTGGTGATGGGCTCGAAGGAACGACCCGGCGAGTACCGCCGCCTGCTCGGCAGCGTCACCGAACGGGTCGCTCGGCTGGCGTCTCGCCCGGTGACGATCGTCAAGACACCGGTCGAGGAGTAA
- a CDS encoding DUF1028 domain-containing protein: MTFSICVREEYTDETETTQRRFGVAVTTRLAGVGTLCPFASEHGAVATQSLVNVDLGRRGIRYVDEGLAIEDALEALLTTDDAAPQRQLHGVDADGAFAFSGEACGEWYGHRESESYTVAGNLLTGPSVLDAAADAYEAGDESEPLAKRLIDTLAAGHEAGGDKRTELPVQSAAILVQTTESHVLEPFVNDLRIDASEEPIADLYETYELAARSYADTMARYEDAFADDDLEESSDG; the protein is encoded by the coding sequence GTGACATTCAGCATCTGCGTTCGGGAAGAGTACACGGACGAGACGGAAACGACACAGCGTCGGTTCGGCGTCGCGGTCACGACCAGACTGGCCGGCGTCGGCACGCTCTGTCCGTTCGCCAGCGAGCACGGCGCGGTTGCGACCCAGAGTCTCGTCAACGTCGACCTCGGCCGGCGTGGCATCCGGTACGTCGACGAGGGACTCGCGATCGAAGACGCCCTCGAAGCACTGCTGACTACCGACGACGCCGCCCCCCAGCGCCAGCTCCACGGCGTCGACGCCGACGGCGCGTTCGCCTTCTCCGGCGAGGCGTGCGGGGAGTGGTACGGCCACCGTGAGAGCGAGAGCTACACGGTCGCAGGCAACCTCCTCACGGGTCCGTCCGTTCTCGATGCGGCTGCCGACGCCTACGAGGCCGGCGACGAGAGCGAACCGCTCGCGAAGCGACTGATCGACACGCTAGCGGCCGGCCACGAGGCAGGCGGGGACAAACGCACCGAGTTGCCGGTTCAAAGCGCCGCCATCCTCGTCCAGACGACCGAATCGCACGTCCTCGAGCCGTTCGTCAACGACCTGCGGATCGACGCGAGCGAGGAGCCGATCGCCGACCTGTACGAGACCTACGAACTCGCTGCCCGGAGCTACGCCGACACGATGGCCCGATACGAAGACGCCTTCGCCGACGACGACCTCGAGGAGAGCAGCGACGGATAA
- a CDS encoding DUF7562 family protein gives MWPRRTEPPTVTCIACGTSVRREEAREYDKYGDRWDREGKTFEHLCKDCDRELCRYDRDELEALLVEIGTGDRSQEAFLEWYVALVEQRYDRLEEQ, from the coding sequence ATGTGGCCCCGCCGGACGGAACCACCGACGGTGACGTGTATCGCCTGTGGCACGTCAGTTCGGCGCGAGGAGGCACGCGAGTACGACAAGTACGGCGACCGCTGGGACCGCGAGGGCAAGACGTTCGAACACCTCTGTAAGGACTGTGACCGCGAGCTGTGTCGGTACGACCGCGACGAACTCGAGGCGTTGCTCGTCGAGATCGGAACCGGCGACCGAAGCCAGGAGGCGTTTCTCGAGTGGTACGTCGCCCTCGTCGAACAGCGGTACGATCGACTCGAGGAACAGTAG
- a CDS encoding DMT family transporter, whose amino-acid sequence MTGATLEVVALALVPAIFWGLAPIFDKRGMAAGGDAVQASLVVVTVELLLYWAAIAVVYGRSAFAGLTLEVVLVFVFAGVIGTAFGRITIFVGVDRVGASLNSAILSTRPLFATLIALAVLGEPLGPLTAAGIVILVVGLTLLALSKGGDLEGWTLFDLVWPIAAAATFAVANVARRYGMLEAPITALEAVAINETAGLIALVAYVLARDRDVDVLAMPRETYVYFTGSGLLTTVAMVSLMAALGLEAGRIAIVDPLVATAPLFTIVFAAVLLRDLERVTSGVVVGAALIVVGAVLITI is encoded by the coding sequence ATGACCGGCGCGACGCTCGAGGTCGTTGCGCTCGCGCTCGTGCCCGCGATCTTCTGGGGACTCGCGCCGATTTTCGACAAGCGCGGGATGGCTGCCGGCGGCGACGCCGTCCAGGCGTCGCTGGTCGTCGTCACCGTCGAGTTGCTGTTGTACTGGGCCGCCATTGCCGTCGTCTACGGCCGGAGCGCGTTCGCGGGGCTCACTCTCGAGGTCGTGCTCGTGTTCGTCTTCGCGGGCGTCATTGGAACGGCGTTCGGCCGGATCACGATCTTCGTCGGCGTCGACAGGGTCGGAGCGAGTCTCAACAGCGCCATCTTGAGCACGCGGCCCCTGTTCGCGACGCTGATCGCACTCGCCGTCCTCGGGGAACCGCTCGGTCCGCTCACCGCGGCCGGCATCGTGATCCTCGTCGTCGGACTCACCTTGCTCGCCCTCTCGAAAGGCGGCGACCTCGAGGGCTGGACCCTGTTCGACCTCGTGTGGCCGATCGCCGCCGCGGCCACGTTTGCCGTCGCCAACGTCGCCCGCCGATACGGCATGCTTGAGGCCCCGATCACTGCTCTCGAGGCCGTCGCGATAAACGAGACTGCGGGACTGATAGCGCTCGTCGCCTACGTCCTCGCGCGTGACCGGGACGTCGACGTCCTCGCGATGCCCCGAGAGACGTACGTCTACTTTACGGGCAGTGGTTTGTTGACGACCGTCGCGATGGTATCGCTGATGGCCGCACTCGGCCTCGAGGCGGGCCGAATCGCGATCGTCGATCCGCTGGTCGCGACCGCGCCGCTTTTTACTATCGTCTTTGCCGCCGTGTTGTTGCGTGATCTCGAGCGCGTGACCAGCGGCGTCGTCGTCGGGGCGGCGCTGATCGTCGTCGGAGCCGTGTTGATCACGATCTGA
- a CDS encoding ATP-dependent DNA helicase has translation MSGTGGYMRFFPYDQPYENQREAMDRIYNTLARGQNVLFEGACGTGKTLSSLAPALEVAREQEKTVIITTDVHQQMRQFVAEASAITREESIRAVVFKGKGSMCHIDVGYEECQTLRDNTRSLVDAERDREQLEARQRDLLAESQAGDEGATEARSAVMDELENLEEQIEDLEDATVCDHYRNNLRENTDDFFEWLFEDVRTPAAIYEYADDRELCGYELLKEGLEGVDLVVCNYHHLLDPTIREQFFRWLGRDPGDVIAVFDEAHNLEDAAREHATRTCSERTFESALEELDDSDDPRADDAANVLEAFRDAVVETYEESMAFGQRERIDEEWEDVPIANEDRRDDLTLAFLQRYSGQGIDDDLEAAVALGQRLDEEYEEAYRNGETTTRTECQTLQAAAFVRAWMDESASQGLYPVVSVRRDAGTDEVYGRAELFTCLPRQVTGRLFAEVAATVLMSATLQPFEVTEDVLGLEEPVTMAYGLQFPPEHRRTYAVETPALFASERDDPEVQAAVGETIRDAVRFTPGNTLVFFPNYAEASRYASRLEAADLSTTVYLDEPGVAAEELRSSFVADDDSVLLTSLWGTLAEGVSFDGEDARTVLVVGVPYPHLDDRAEAVQEAYDATFEGTDTGWRYAVEIPTVRKTRQALGRVIRSPEDVGVRALLDRRYSRRAKSDLGRYSVNGTFPHEDREELIDIEPEKLKFAMLNFYGDHDAYDGDPPMP, from the coding sequence GTGTCCGGGACTGGCGGCTACATGCGGTTTTTCCCCTACGACCAGCCCTACGAGAACCAGCGCGAGGCGATGGACCGCATCTACAACACCCTCGCCCGCGGCCAGAACGTGCTGTTCGAGGGGGCCTGCGGGACGGGCAAGACGCTCTCGTCGCTCGCGCCCGCCCTGGAAGTCGCCCGCGAACAGGAGAAGACGGTCATCATCACCACCGACGTCCACCAGCAGATGCGCCAGTTCGTCGCGGAAGCGAGCGCGATCACCCGCGAGGAGTCGATCCGGGCGGTCGTCTTCAAGGGGAAGGGATCGATGTGTCACATCGACGTCGGCTACGAGGAGTGCCAGACCCTGCGGGACAACACCCGCTCGCTCGTCGACGCCGAACGCGACCGCGAGCAACTCGAGGCCCGCCAGCGTGACCTGCTCGCCGAGAGCCAGGCCGGCGACGAGGGAGCCACCGAGGCCCGCAGCGCCGTGATGGACGAACTCGAGAACCTCGAGGAGCAAATCGAGGACCTTGAGGACGCGACCGTCTGTGACCACTACCGGAACAACCTCCGGGAGAACACCGACGACTTCTTCGAGTGGCTGTTCGAGGACGTCCGCACGCCCGCGGCGATCTACGAGTACGCCGACGACCGCGAGCTCTGTGGCTACGAACTCTTAAAGGAGGGCCTCGAGGGCGTCGATCTCGTCGTCTGTAACTACCACCACCTGCTCGATCCCACCATCCGCGAGCAGTTCTTCCGGTGGCTCGGTCGCGACCCCGGAGACGTCATCGCCGTCTTCGACGAGGCCCACAACCTCGAGGACGCCGCCCGCGAACACGCCACCCGGACCTGCTCGGAGCGGACGTTCGAGTCGGCACTCGAGGAACTCGACGACAGCGACGACCCACGGGCCGACGACGCGGCGAACGTTCTCGAGGCGTTTCGAGACGCCGTAGTCGAGACCTACGAAGAGTCGATGGCGTTCGGACAGCGAGAACGGATCGACGAAGAGTGGGAAGACGTTCCAATCGCCAACGAGGACCGTCGGGACGACCTCACGCTCGCCTTTCTGCAGCGGTACTCGGGCCAGGGGATCGACGACGATCTCGAGGCCGCGGTCGCGCTCGGACAGCGCCTCGACGAGGAGTACGAGGAGGCCTACCGCAACGGCGAGACGACGACCCGCACCGAGTGCCAGACCCTCCAGGCCGCGGCGTTCGTCCGCGCGTGGATGGACGAGAGCGCGAGCCAGGGGCTGTACCCGGTCGTCTCCGTGCGCCGGGACGCCGGCACCGACGAGGTCTACGGCCGGGCGGAGCTTTTCACCTGCCTGCCGCGACAGGTGACCGGCCGGCTGTTCGCGGAGGTCGCCGCCACGGTGTTGATGAGCGCCACCCTCCAGCCCTTCGAGGTGACCGAGGACGTCCTTGGACTCGAAGAACCGGTGACGATGGCCTACGGTCTGCAGTTTCCCCCGGAGCACCGCCGCACCTACGCCGTCGAGACGCCGGCACTGTTCGCGAGCGAGCGGGACGATCCCGAGGTCCAGGCCGCAGTCGGCGAGACGATCCGTGACGCCGTTCGCTTCACGCCCGGGAACACGCTCGTTTTCTTCCCCAACTACGCCGAGGCGTCCCGGTACGCGAGTCGCCTCGAGGCTGCCGACCTCTCGACGACGGTCTATCTCGACGAGCCCGGCGTCGCGGCCGAAGAGCTCCGTTCGTCGTTCGTCGCGGACGACGATTCCGTCCTGTTGACCTCGCTGTGGGGCACCCTCGCGGAGGGGGTCAGCTTCGACGGCGAGGACGCTCGCACGGTGCTCGTCGTCGGCGTTCCCTACCCCCACCTCGACGACCGGGCCGAGGCGGTCCAGGAGGCCTACGACGCGACCTTCGAGGGGACCGACACCGGCTGGCGCTACGCCGTCGAGATCCCGACCGTCCGCAAGACCAGACAGGCGCTCGGTCGTGTGATCCGTTCGCCCGAGGACGTCGGCGTCCGGGCCCTGCTCGATCGACGCTACTCTCGACGGGCGAAGTCCGACCTGGGCAGATACAGCGTCAACGGTACCTTCCCACACGAGGACCGCGAGGAGTTGATCGACATCGAGCCCGAGAAACTCAAGTTCGCGATGCTCAACTTCTACGGCGATCACGACGCCTACGACGGCGATCCGCCGATGCCGTGA
- a CDS encoding metallophosphoesterase, producing the protein MIAIFSDTHGTDDHGLEGAALEAAREADVVVHAGDFTTERVLEAFQATCPTLFAVHGNADEPAVRDRLPTERVVAAEGIRIAVRHRHDGGETGLAMFGRSRRADVVVTGHTHRPAVRDAGDVVVLNPGSHAQPRGNRPGFATLEAENDALEGRLREPDGTVLESFEYESA; encoded by the coding sequence ATGATCGCGATCTTCTCGGACACCCACGGCACCGACGACCACGGCCTCGAGGGGGCCGCACTCGAGGCGGCTCGCGAGGCCGACGTCGTCGTCCACGCCGGCGATTTCACGACCGAACGCGTCCTCGAGGCGTTCCAGGCGACGTGTCCGACCCTGTTTGCGGTCCACGGCAACGCCGACGAGCCGGCGGTTCGTGATCGGCTGCCGACCGAACGCGTCGTCGCGGCCGAGGGGATCCGGATCGCCGTCAGGCACCGCCACGACGGCGGCGAGACCGGGCTGGCGATGTTCGGCCGCTCGCGCCGAGCCGACGTCGTCGTCACCGGCCACACCCACCGACCCGCGGTCCGTGACGCGGGCGACGTCGTGGTGCTCAACCCCGGCAGTCACGCTCAACCGCGTGGCAACCGACCCGGGTTCGCGACCCTCGAGGCGGAAAACGACGCGCTCGAGGGACGGCTCCGCGAGCCGGACGGGACGGTGCTCGAATCGTTCGAGTACGAATCGGCGTGA
- a CDS encoding threonine aldolase family protein, translating to MIDLRSDTVTTPDEEMREAAATAEVGDDVYGEDPTVTDLEAQAADRLGMEAALFVPTGTMGNQIAASVHTDPGQEVITDRESHVVKYELGGLATHSGLQVRMVDADPRGVPAPETVDGAYVEEGPHRPGTGLLCLENTHNARGGLAIEPEAIDAAAETAHERDVPVHVDGARLFNAAVALDVPVTEFTEPADSVMCCLSKGLGAPVGSILAGSEAFIERARRTRKLFGGGMRQVGVIAGPGLRALENVSDLATDHVTARVLAEGLDAIDGLSVTEPETNIVLADVSGTGLETGVVLERLRAHDVAATRFGETTLRFCTHRDVDREDVETAVDRVGSALG from the coding sequence ATGATCGATCTGCGTTCGGATACGGTCACGACGCCCGACGAGGAGATGCGCGAGGCCGCCGCCACTGCCGAGGTCGGAGACGACGTCTACGGCGAGGATCCGACGGTAACCGACCTCGAGGCCCAGGCTGCTGACCGACTGGGCATGGAGGCAGCGCTGTTCGTCCCGACGGGAACGATGGGAAATCAGATCGCCGCTTCCGTCCACACCGATCCCGGCCAGGAGGTGATCACCGATCGGGAGAGTCACGTCGTGAAGTACGAACTCGGCGGGCTGGCGACACACTCGGGTCTCCAGGTGCGAATGGTCGACGCCGATCCCCGCGGCGTCCCCGCTCCCGAGACCGTCGACGGGGCGTACGTCGAAGAGGGACCACACCGTCCCGGCACCGGACTCCTGTGTCTCGAGAACACCCACAACGCCCGGGGCGGGCTCGCGATCGAGCCCGAAGCGATCGACGCGGCAGCCGAGACGGCCCACGAGCGGGACGTGCCGGTCCACGTAGACGGCGCGCGGCTGTTCAACGCCGCGGTCGCACTCGACGTTCCCGTCACCGAATTCACCGAGCCGGCCGACTCGGTGATGTGCTGTCTCTCGAAGGGCCTCGGCGCGCCCGTCGGCTCGATACTCGCCGGCAGCGAGGCGTTTATCGAGCGGGCCCGACGCACACGCAAACTGTTCGGCGGCGGGATGCGCCAGGTGGGCGTGATCGCCGGCCCCGGCCTGCGCGCACTCGAGAACGTCTCCGACCTCGCGACCGATCACGTCACCGCCCGCGTCCTCGCCGAGGGACTCGACGCCATCGACGGGCTCTCGGTGACGGAGCCGGAGACGAACATCGTCCTCGCCGACGTCTCCGGAACGGGACTGGAGACAGGGGTCGTCCTCGAACGCCTGCGCGCGCACGATGTAGCAGCCACCCGGTTCGGGGAGACGACGCTTCGATTCTGCACTCACCGCGACGTCGACCGCGAGGACGTCGAGACGGCCGTCGACCGCGTCGGTTCGGCACTCGGTTGA
- the serB gene encoding phosphoserine phosphatase SerB — protein sequence MTLVAFDFDGTLSDSEMTVLLGERIDVADDMAEITSRAMNDEIGYAESVRERAALLEGLPEAKAQAAYDNVELREGAADLIETLNDDGITTAILTGGFERGVASALERNGVSVDHILSNRLPIVDGELTGEAEGPLIEGTKDDALEELAADRGVEMDETIAVGDGANDLPMLEVAGLAIGFDPKPAVEPSCEVVVETMDELHDVLLENGVLEA from the coding sequence ATGACACTCGTCGCCTTCGACTTCGACGGGACGCTATCGGACTCCGAAATGACCGTACTGCTTGGCGAACGCATCGACGTCGCCGACGACATGGCAGAGATCACGTCACGGGCAATGAACGACGAGATCGGCTACGCCGAGAGCGTTCGCGAGCGGGCGGCCCTGCTCGAGGGACTGCCAGAAGCGAAAGCTCAGGCCGCCTACGACAACGTCGAGCTCCGGGAGGGGGCAGCCGACCTCATCGAGACGCTCAACGACGACGGGATCACGACCGCCATCCTCACCGGCGGCTTCGAACGCGGCGTCGCGTCGGCACTCGAACGAAACGGCGTGTCGGTCGATCACATCCTCTCGAACCGCCTGCCGATCGTCGACGGCGAACTCACCGGCGAGGCCGAGGGACCGCTGATCGAGGGAACGAAAGACGACGCCCTCGAGGAGCTGGCCGCCGACCGGGGCGTCGAGATGGACGAGACGATCGCCGTCGGCGACGGCGCGAACGATCTGCCGATGCTCGAGGTCGCCGGTCTCGCGATCGGGTTCGACCCAAAACCGGCCGTCGAGCCGAGCTGTGAGGTCGTCGTCGAGACGATGGACGAGCTTCACGACGTGTTACTCGAAAACGGCGTCCTCGAAGCGTAG
- a CDS encoding 2'-5' RNA ligase family protein: MYSVNVPVPGRVRELAADLYPSLSRFDAVREDHSLLLKRLGDADHVTQLQHRAHRALEGAPAVEARVTGIDYFAEPPLGDAPVVYLAVESPGLESIHDDLVDTFGAVDGLEAGDYVPHVTLARGGNLEVAREVADREIEPIDWTVSELEFWDGTYKLPVSRVSLPA, encoded by the coding sequence GTGTACAGCGTCAACGTCCCGGTCCCCGGCCGCGTACGCGAACTCGCAGCCGATCTCTATCCGTCGCTGTCGCGGTTCGACGCCGTCCGCGAGGACCACTCGCTGTTGCTCAAGCGACTCGGCGACGCCGACCACGTCACCCAGCTCCAGCACCGGGCTCACCGCGCCCTCGAGGGTGCTCCCGCCGTCGAGGCCCGGGTGACCGGCATCGACTACTTCGCCGAGCCGCCGCTTGGCGACGCGCCGGTCGTCTACCTGGCCGTCGAGAGCCCCGGTCTCGAGTCGATCCACGACGACCTCGTCGACACCTTCGGTGCGGTCGACGGACTCGAGGCTGGCGATTACGTCCCCCACGTGACGCTCGCTCGCGGCGGCAACCTCGAGGTCGCCCGAGAGGTCGCCGACCGCGAGATCGAGCCGATCGACTGGACGGTAAGCGAACTCGAGTTCTGGGACGGAACGTACAAACTGCCGGTGAGCCGGGTTTCGCTGCCGGCATAG
- a CDS encoding polysaccharide deacetylase family protein — protein sequence MSSPDRDEENERSQTNRSDNDNKSEEGTESEKPKETEESEDSNGMVVFTYDDSPIEDYTQTFSIHQEYEVPGNAAVNPGQMGSSDSYLTPDQLEEMVDAGWDVLSHTYKHRALGKIRLDQSLEPGDERVYVDRNRHGRFDEDPLVIFDEENRIATEVAGRGSNDTGEFIELTNSVSTYISDTGYTKYPEWKIQEVLEKTDTQLAEWGFDVSGFVYPYGRYDGVAEEIVRDHYDAVVNHRWGGGLNEIEGLDPTTMRRMYIEEDAASEEDIEVFLDKAVENDVLAIFGAHSQYETMTEERTRFTIESVLARDLEITTLSEAMTRIN from the coding sequence ATGAGCAGTCCGGATCGTGATGAGGAGAATGAAAGGTCACAGACAAACAGGAGTGATAACGACAACAAGTCAGAGGAAGGGACGGAATCAGAAAAGCCGAAAGAGACAGAAGAGTCGGAAGACAGCAACGGAATGGTCGTGTTTACCTACGATGATTCACCGATTGAGGATTACACGCAGACATTCTCGATCCATCAAGAGTACGAGGTTCCTGGAAACGCAGCAGTCAATCCCGGTCAGATGGGAAGCTCCGACTCCTACTTGACACCCGACCAACTGGAGGAGATGGTTGACGCTGGTTGGGATGTGCTATCTCACACGTACAAACACCGAGCGCTCGGGAAGATTCGACTTGACCAATCACTCGAACCGGGAGATGAACGAGTCTACGTAGACCGGAACAGACACGGGCGGTTCGATGAGGATCCGTTGGTTATTTTCGACGAGGAGAATCGAATAGCTACGGAGGTCGCTGGTCGGGGATCGAATGACACTGGAGAATTCATTGAGTTGACAAATTCGGTAAGTACATATATTTCTGACACAGGATACACCAAATATCCGGAGTGGAAGATTCAGGAAGTGTTAGAGAAGACGGATACTCAGCTAGCGGAATGGGGGTTTGACGTGTCGGGGTTCGTGTATCCTTACGGCCGATATGATGGAGTGGCTGAAGAGATAGTCCGAGATCATTACGACGCGGTTGTGAACCATCGCTGGGGCGGTGGCCTGAACGAGATTGAAGGACTGGATCCAACGACAATGCGGCGAATGTATATCGAAGAGGACGCGGCGTCTGAAGAGGATATCGAGGTATTTCTCGATAAAGCGGTCGAGAACGATGTCCTCGCAATCTTCGGGGCACATTCGCAGTACGAGACGATGACAGAAGAGCGAACGCGATTTACAATTGAATCCGTTCTCGCCCGAGATCTCGAGATCACCACATTGAGCGAGGCGATGACAAGAATTAACTAA
- a CDS encoding MFS transporter encodes MRSRTRALAVSCLALFCSILVWFNYSAVLPLIVDEWGLSGTRAGVVFGVFQAGYLVAIVPAGWLADRYSPRWVVSIGAAGTGGFSLLFALLATGFPSASLLRFLSGLFMAGVYVPGMRFVSDWYPASVRGRAMGIYVGTFSVGSGLSFLAATAVADAIGWRTAIAATSVGALAVPPLMLGLATDSPGRTARGGGWDSSILRNRAYLSAVSIYSWHNWELFGVRNWLLAFLLVTPAFAAEGGLSATAAGLVVGVVTAMSGVGNVSGGYLSDRVGRTRTIALGLGSSAICSAVLGVLGWLPPWALVGFLLAYGALLSVDSAPTSTLVTEVVDDEAVGTALSVQSFVGFSTTVVSPVVFGLALDVGGYALAWPTLAAGALAGLGSVIALERARTPQPANS; translated from the coding sequence GTGAGATCGCGAACGCGTGCGCTCGCCGTTTCCTGTCTCGCCCTGTTTTGCTCGATTCTGGTCTGGTTCAACTACTCTGCAGTGTTGCCCCTGATCGTCGACGAGTGGGGGCTGTCGGGGACGCGGGCGGGGGTCGTCTTCGGCGTCTTCCAGGCGGGCTATCTCGTCGCGATCGTTCCCGCCGGGTGGCTGGCGGATCGGTACTCGCCGCGGTGGGTGGTAAGCATCGGCGCGGCCGGAACGGGCGGGTTTAGCCTGCTCTTTGCTCTGCTCGCGACCGGATTCCCGTCGGCGTCGCTGCTGCGGTTTCTGTCGGGGCTGTTCATGGCCGGCGTCTACGTTCCCGGGATGCGTTTTGTCAGCGACTGGTACCCGGCGTCAGTTCGCGGTCGGGCGATGGGGATCTACGTCGGGACGTTCTCCGTCGGCAGCGGCCTCTCGTTTCTCGCCGCGACGGCCGTCGCGGACGCGATCGGGTGGCGGACCGCGATCGCCGCGACGAGCGTCGGGGCACTTGCCGTTCCACCCCTGATGCTCGGACTCGCGACGGACAGTCCCGGTCGAACGGCTCGAGGCGGCGGCTGGGACAGTTCGATCCTGCGCAATCGTGCCTACCTCTCGGCCGTGAGCATCTACTCCTGGCACAACTGGGAGCTGTTCGGCGTCAGAAACTGGCTGCTCGCCTTCCTGCTCGTGACGCCTGCGTTCGCCGCGGAGGGTGGGCTGTCGGCGACGGCCGCCGGTCTAGTGGTCGGGGTCGTCACGGCCATGAGCGGCGTCGGAAACGTCAGTGGCGGCTACCTCTCGGACCGGGTCGGTCGGACGCGAACGATCGCGCTCGGGCTGGGCAGTAGCGCCATCTGCAGCGCCGTTCTCGGCGTACTCGGCTGGCTGCCGCCGTGGGCGCTGGTCGGCTTCCTGCTCGCGTACGGAGCGTTACTAAGCGTCGACAGCGCCCCAACCTCGACGCTCGTCACGGAGGTCGTCGACGACGAGGCGGTCGGGACCGCCCTCTCCGTGCAGTCGTTCGTCGGGTTCTCGACGACGGTCGTTTCGCCGGTCGTCTTCGGACTGGCGCTCGACGTCGGCGGCTACGCGCTGGCGTGGCCGACGCTGGCCGCCGGTGCGCTGGCAGGACTCGGCTCCGTGATCGCACTCGAGCGAGCCCGAACGCCTCAGCCGGCGAACTCGTAG